A genomic segment from Alistipes senegalensis JC50 encodes:
- a CDS encoding zinc metallopeptidase, giving the protein MIALLQAGYYAEPHAARYDAATMGMFVLIIAIGIVGFIVQARLQSVFKKYSKVQFPGGLTGAEVAEKMLRDNNIHNVKVTHVSGHLTDHFNPQTMTVNLSDSVYSSTSVAAAAVAAHECGHAVQHAQGYAPLVLRSQLVPVVQFASSAATWVIILGLVILASTQNELLCWIGVGMIAMSAVFSLVTLPVEYNASARALEWLQVSRTMQGAQLAQAKEALSWAARTYLVAALSAIASVLYYVFLILGRRD; this is encoded by the coding sequence ATGATTGCACTGCTCCAGGCAGGCTATTACGCAGAGCCCCACGCCGCACGCTACGACGCCGCGACGATGGGCATGTTCGTGCTGATCATCGCCATCGGCATCGTCGGCTTCATCGTGCAGGCGCGCCTGCAATCGGTGTTCAAGAAATATTCGAAGGTGCAGTTCCCGGGCGGCCTGACCGGCGCCGAGGTCGCCGAAAAGATGCTGCGCGACAACAACATCCACAACGTGAAAGTGACGCACGTGAGCGGCCACCTCACCGACCACTTCAATCCGCAGACGATGACCGTCAACCTGAGCGACTCGGTCTACTCTTCGACGAGCGTCGCAGCGGCGGCCGTCGCAGCCCACGAGTGCGGCCACGCCGTGCAGCACGCGCAGGGCTATGCGCCGCTGGTATTGCGTTCGCAGCTGGTTCCCGTCGTGCAGTTCGCCTCGTCGGCCGCCACGTGGGTCATCATCCTGGGCCTCGTGATCCTGGCCTCGACGCAGAACGAACTCCTCTGCTGGATCGGCGTGGGCATGATCGCCATGTCGGCGGTCTTCTCGCTCGTCACCCTGCCTGTGGAGTACAACGCCTCGGCCCGCGCCCTGGAGTGGCTCCAGGTCAGCCGCACGATGCAGGGCGCACAGCTCGCACAGGCCAAGGAGGCCCTCTCGTGGGCGGCCCGCACCTACCTCGTGGCGGCGCTGAGCGCCATCGCCTCGGTCCTCTACTACGTCTTCCTGATCCTCGGACGGCGCGACTGA
- a CDS encoding MBOAT family O-acyltransferase: protein MTLPATDGFWDKVLALLTYDASSPLIFSSGLFLFLFAGFLLVYSAFRRAPMARIVYVIAFSLYFYYKSSGIYFLLLVFAAASDFLIARGIFRTRSKSLKRWLMVLSVAVNLGMLGYFKYTNFFIDISNQLFGQGFLQFRNIFLPVGISFFVFQSMSYTIDIYRGQLKPLSNWLDYLFYLSFFPQLVAGPIVRARDFIPQIRQNPIVVTREMFGTGVFLILTGLFKKAIISDYISLNFVDRIFDEPLLYSGFECLMGIYGYALQIYCDFSGYSDMAIGIALLLGFRFPKNFDAPYKSATITEFWRRWHISLSSWLRDYLYISLGGNRKGRIRTYGNLLLTMLLGGLWHGAAVRFILWGGLHGAALALHKLWMSVVPGAKATGAQMHWWSRAAGIFLTFNIVCFGWLMFRAESMQTVQLMLHQIFENFNAPMIPQVLAGYASVFALIAAGYVLHLLPGRVDALAQRIVVHAPLVLQVMMAAAMIWCVMQIKSSDIQPFIYFQF from the coding sequence ATGACGCTTCCCGCGACAGACGGATTCTGGGACAAAGTGCTGGCTCTGCTGACCTACGACGCCTCGTCGCCGCTGATCTTCAGCAGCGGGCTGTTTCTCTTCCTGTTCGCGGGGTTCCTGCTCGTTTACAGCGCCTTCCGCCGCGCGCCGATGGCCCGCATCGTCTATGTCATCGCCTTCTCGCTCTACTTCTACTACAAGTCGAGCGGCATCTATTTCCTGCTGCTGGTCTTTGCCGCGGCGAGCGATTTCCTGATCGCGCGCGGCATCTTCCGCACCCGCTCCAAAAGCCTGAAACGCTGGCTGATGGTGCTGAGCGTGGCCGTCAACCTCGGCATGCTCGGCTACTTCAAGTACACCAACTTCTTCATCGACATCTCCAACCAGCTGTTCGGGCAGGGATTCCTGCAATTCCGGAACATCTTCCTGCCGGTCGGCATCTCGTTCTTCGTCTTCCAGTCGATGAGCTACACCATAGACATCTACCGCGGCCAGCTGAAACCCCTGTCGAACTGGCTCGACTATCTCTTCTATCTGTCGTTCTTTCCGCAGTTAGTGGCCGGCCCGATCGTCCGGGCCCGGGACTTCATTCCCCAGATCCGGCAGAATCCGATCGTCGTCACCCGCGAGATGTTCGGCACGGGCGTCTTTCTGATCCTCACGGGTCTGTTCAAGAAGGCGATCATCTCGGACTACATCTCGCTCAATTTCGTTGACCGCATCTTCGACGAGCCCCTGCTCTACTCCGGATTCGAGTGCCTGATGGGCATTTACGGCTACGCGCTGCAAATCTACTGCGACTTCTCGGGCTATTCGGACATGGCCATCGGCATCGCCCTGCTGCTGGGATTCCGCTTCCCGAAGAATTTCGACGCCCCCTACAAATCGGCGACGATCACCGAATTCTGGCGGCGGTGGCACATCTCGCTCTCGTCGTGGCTGCGCGACTACCTCTACATCTCGCTGGGCGGCAACCGCAAGGGCCGCATCCGGACCTACGGCAACCTGCTGCTGACGATGCTGTTAGGCGGACTGTGGCACGGCGCGGCCGTGCGCTTCATCCTCTGGGGCGGACTCCACGGCGCGGCGCTGGCCCTGCACAAACTGTGGATGTCGGTCGTTCCGGGCGCCAAGGCCACCGGGGCCCAGATGCACTGGTGGAGCCGTGCGGCGGGCATCTTCCTCACGTTCAACATCGTCTGCTTCGGGTGGCTGATGTTCCGCGCCGAGTCGATGCAGACCGTTCAGCTGATGCTGCACCAGATTTTCGAGAACTTCAACGCCCCGATGATTCCGCAGGTGCTGGCGGGCTATGCCTCCGTCTTCGCGCTGATCGCCGCGGGCTACGTCCTCCACCTGCTTCCGGGCCGGGTGGACGCCCTGGCGCAACGGATCGTGGTCCACGCGCCGCTGGTGCTGCAAGTGATGATGGCCGCGGCGATGATTTGGTGCGTCATGCAGATCAAATCCAGCGACATACAGCCGTTTATCTATTTCCAATTCTAA
- a CDS encoding phosphatase PAP2 family protein, with amino-acid sequence MYDFDHQLFLDLNFDGGPCMDRLMLTVSGTAMWLPLYALILWLVWRRGGWRGVIVFTVLMIAALALADMVSGMFKSNGVLGGLLPGFEPRWRPMFTPSLEGLEIAPDSLRALRMAGTPGDWTVHVPVEAVSGRYGTVSAHAATIVALTVLSAAAIRRRWFTALMLFCTVLICYSRIYLGKHFPMDLVWGTLVGAALGWAAYLAYRTLSCQKKELR; translated from the coding sequence ATGTACGACTTCGACCATCAACTGTTTCTCGACCTGAATTTCGACGGCGGCCCCTGCATGGACCGCCTGATGCTGACCGTCTCGGGTACGGCGATGTGGCTTCCGCTCTATGCGCTGATTCTGTGGCTCGTCTGGCGGCGCGGCGGATGGCGCGGCGTCATCGTCTTCACGGTGCTGATGATCGCGGCGCTGGCCCTCGCGGACATGGTTTCGGGCATGTTCAAGAGCAACGGAGTGCTGGGCGGCCTGCTGCCGGGCTTCGAGCCGCGCTGGCGGCCGATGTTCACCCCCTCGCTCGAAGGGCTGGAGATCGCTCCCGACTCGCTGCGGGCGCTGCGCATGGCCGGCACGCCCGGCGACTGGACGGTTCACGTTCCGGTCGAAGCCGTGAGCGGCCGCTACGGAACGGTCTCGGCCCATGCGGCTACGATCGTCGCGCTGACCGTGCTGTCGGCGGCGGCGATTCGCCGGCGGTGGTTCACGGCGCTGATGCTCTTCTGCACCGTACTGATCTGCTATTCGCGCATCTACCTGGGCAAACACTTCCCGATGGACCTCGTGTGGGGCACGCTCGTCGGGGCGGCACTCGGATGGGCCGCATACCTGGCCTACCGGACACTGTCCTGCCAAAAAAAGGAGCTGCGATAG
- a CDS encoding DNA/RNA non-specific endonuclease produces the protein MGILLGSLLFFASCGGDDSSDDSYAAVESESFTFDETDAANNAVRVMANGAWQVYWEPASAAVTVDPSAGVGNGTFRVLDMPRGTSVEVGVRTAAGKASGKTITVTRAAASAEVTLSLAPADLRFDPAGTNRITVTSNASWSASCSDPALVFAPASGTGDGTITVTAAPEGVRCTLTVTAGEGPGAKTGNVNITFAGAAGYRWAELPATPADMTGKKIHTFWASTVTTKQYLRNYTYCYDTQRHCPLWIAHPQHACYQEGGTTRPATDPWTRDPSMTETEQAIIYPLAVNNNRAMSLYSESIDKQWIRGHMLASSYRGCGDKNNPAEINTQTFYPGNISPQGRTAFDKVWGDAEKRILDRYVCSDTLYCVSGAYFENDDMVARDASCWNGSGDTRVRYYVPGYSKECIVPTHYYKLLLRTRSGNLRKPIQECAASELKAVGFWFEHADQIGGSSSPTLDKSYLRSVKEIEEKTGFTFFPDVDESVKASYNPADWGF, from the coding sequence ATGGGGATTCTTTTGGGCAGTCTGCTGTTTTTCGCCTCCTGCGGCGGTGACGACTCTTCGGACGACTCCTATGCCGCCGTCGAATCCGAATCTTTCACCTTCGACGAAACCGACGCCGCCAACAATGCCGTCCGCGTGATGGCCAACGGCGCGTGGCAGGTCTATTGGGAGCCTGCCTCGGCGGCCGTGACGGTCGATCCTTCGGCGGGCGTCGGCAACGGGACCTTCCGGGTGCTGGACATGCCCCGGGGAACGTCTGTCGAAGTCGGGGTGCGCACCGCTGCGGGCAAGGCTTCCGGCAAAACCATCACCGTGACCCGCGCCGCGGCTTCTGCCGAAGTGACGCTTTCGCTCGCTCCCGCCGACCTGCGCTTCGACCCTGCGGGCACCAACCGCATCACGGTGACCTCCAACGCTTCGTGGAGTGCGTCGTGTTCCGATCCGGCGCTCGTGTTTGCGCCCGCTTCGGGTACGGGCGACGGCACGATCACCGTTACGGCCGCTCCCGAAGGGGTGCGCTGCACGCTGACCGTCACGGCCGGCGAAGGCCCCGGGGCCAAGACCGGGAATGTGAATATTACGTTCGCCGGGGCTGCCGGATACCGCTGGGCGGAACTTCCTGCGACGCCCGCCGACATGACCGGCAAGAAAATCCACACTTTCTGGGCCTCGACCGTAACCACCAAACAGTATCTGCGCAATTATACGTATTGCTATGATACGCAGCGCCATTGCCCGTTGTGGATCGCCCATCCGCAGCACGCCTGCTATCAGGAGGGCGGCACTACGCGCCCCGCTACGGATCCGTGGACGCGCGATCCTTCGATGACCGAGACGGAGCAGGCCATCATCTATCCGTTGGCGGTGAACAACAACCGGGCGATGTCGCTTTATTCCGAGAGCATCGACAAGCAATGGATTCGCGGGCACATGCTGGCGTCGAGTTACCGGGGATGCGGCGACAAGAACAATCCGGCGGAGATCAATACGCAGACTTTCTATCCCGGCAATATCTCGCCGCAGGGCCGCACGGCTTTCGACAAGGTATGGGGCGATGCCGAGAAGCGGATATTGGATAGATATGTCTGCTCCGATACGCTTTACTGTGTTTCGGGAGCCTATTTCGAGAACGATGACATGGTTGCCCGCGATGCGAGTTGCTGGAATGGTTCCGGCGATACGCGGGTGCGTTACTATGTGCCCGGATACTCGAAAGAGTGCATCGTGCCGACCCATTACTACAAACTGTTGTTGCGCACCCGCAGCGGCAACCTCAGAAAGCCGATTCAGGAGTGTGCAGCTTCGGAACTGAAGGCTGTGGGTTTCTGGTTCGAACATGCCGATCAGATCGGCGGTTCTTCATCGCCGACGCTCGATAAGAGCTATTTGCGCTCGGTGAAAGAGATCGAAGAGAAGACCGGGTTCACCTTCTTCCCGGATGTGGACGAGAGTGTCAAAGCCTCCTACAACCCTGCCGATTGGGGATTCTGA
- the lysS gene encoding lysine--tRNA ligase has translation MALELSEQEQLRRQSLTALRELGIEPYPAARYEVTATAREIADNYDDTEKNFQEVRIAGRIMSRRIMGSASFFELQDHTGRIQVYIRRDDVCPEGDPTLYNTVFKKLLDIGDFVGVEGFAFRTNTGELSVHCRRFTVLSKSIRPLPVVKEKDGKTFDAFTDPEVRYRQRYLDLIVNPQVKETFVRRAKIMATMREFFNSKGYIEVETPILQPIPGGASARPFITHHNSLDIDLYLRIATELYLKKLIVGGFDGVYEFGKNFRNEGMDRTHNPEFTCMEIYVAYKDYLWMMEFTEQMLERVAVAVNGTTELTIDDKAISFKAPFRRLTMTDAIREKTGYDITGRTEEELREACKRLNVEVDETYGKGKLIDAIFGQYCEEELIQPTFITDYPREMSPLCKRHRSNPDLTERFELFVNGKELCNAYSELNDPIDQLERFQEQLRLSEKGDDEAMFIDMDFVRALEYGMPTCSGMGIGIDRLTMFMTDQTSIQDVLFFPQMRPEKKVVSDPVEAYTAIGVPEEWVPVIQKMGYLTVESLKKLAPGKFFNDLCGFNKKNKLGLKAPSIDEVKKWCTEEN, from the coding sequence ATGGCACTCGAACTCAGCGAACAGGAACAGCTTCGCAGACAGTCGCTCACGGCGCTCCGTGAATTGGGCATCGAGCCCTACCCCGCCGCCCGCTACGAGGTGACGGCCACGGCGCGCGAGATCGCCGACAACTACGACGACACCGAAAAGAATTTCCAGGAGGTGCGCATCGCCGGCCGCATCATGTCGCGCCGCATCATGGGCAGCGCCTCGTTCTTCGAACTGCAAGACCACACGGGCCGCATTCAGGTCTACATCCGCCGCGACGACGTATGCCCCGAAGGCGATCCGACGCTCTACAACACGGTCTTCAAGAAACTGCTCGACATCGGCGACTTCGTGGGCGTCGAGGGCTTCGCGTTCCGCACCAACACCGGCGAGCTGTCGGTGCACTGCCGCCGGTTCACCGTGCTGTCGAAGTCGATCCGCCCGCTGCCCGTCGTCAAGGAGAAGGACGGCAAGACGTTCGACGCCTTCACCGACCCGGAGGTGCGCTACCGCCAGCGGTATCTGGACCTGATCGTCAACCCGCAGGTGAAGGAAACCTTCGTCCGCCGCGCCAAGATCATGGCCACGATGCGCGAATTCTTCAATTCGAAGGGCTATATCGAAGTCGAAACCCCGATCCTGCAACCCATTCCGGGCGGCGCATCGGCGCGTCCGTTCATCACGCACCACAACTCGCTCGACATAGACCTCTACCTGCGCATCGCCACGGAGCTCTACCTCAAAAAGCTGATCGTCGGCGGATTCGACGGCGTGTACGAGTTCGGCAAGAACTTCCGCAACGAGGGCATGGACCGCACGCACAACCCCGAATTCACGTGCATGGAGATCTACGTGGCCTACAAGGACTACCTCTGGATGATGGAGTTCACCGAGCAGATGCTCGAACGGGTGGCCGTGGCCGTGAACGGCACCACGGAGCTGACGATCGACGACAAGGCGATCTCGTTCAAGGCCCCGTTCCGCCGCCTGACGATGACCGACGCCATCCGCGAGAAGACCGGCTACGACATCACGGGCCGCACGGAAGAGGAGCTGCGCGAAGCCTGCAAGCGACTCAACGTCGAGGTGGACGAAACCTACGGCAAAGGCAAGCTGATCGACGCCATCTTCGGACAGTACTGCGAGGAGGAGCTCATCCAGCCCACCTTCATCACGGACTATCCGCGCGAGATGTCGCCGCTGTGCAAGCGCCACCGCTCGAATCCCGACCTGACGGAGCGTTTCGAACTGTTCGTCAACGGCAAGGAGCTCTGCAACGCCTACTCCGAGCTGAACGACCCGATCGACCAGCTGGAGCGTTTCCAGGAGCAGCTGCGACTCTCGGAGAAGGGCGACGACGAAGCCATGTTCATCGACATGGATTTCGTGCGCGCGCTGGAATACGGCATGCCGACCTGCTCGGGAATGGGCATCGGCATCGACCGCCTGACGATGTTCATGACCGACCAGACGTCGATCCAGGACGTGCTGTTCTTCCCCCAGATGCGCCCCGAGAAGAAGGTCGTGAGCGATCCCGTGGAGGCCTACACCGCCATCGGGGTCCCCGAAGAGTGGGTTCCGGTGATTCAGAAGATGGGCTACCTGACAGTCGAGTCGCTGAAAAAACTCGCCCCCGGGAAATTCTTCAACGACCTGTGCGGATTCAACAAGAAGAACAAGCTCGGGCTGAAAGCCCCCTCGATCGACGAGGTAAAGAAATGGTGTACTGAGGAGAACTAA